A window of Actinomadura rubteroloni contains these coding sequences:
- the rplL gene encoding 50S ribosomal protein L7/L12, protein MAKLSTDELLETFKEMTLLELSDFVKQFEEVFDVKAAAPVAAVAAAPGAAGQAAEAAPEQDEFDVILEAAGDKKIQVIKEVRGLTSLGLKEAKDLVDGAPKPLLEKVNKETAEKAKEALEKAGATVTVK, encoded by the coding sequence ATGGCGAAGCTCAGCACCGACGAGCTCCTGGAGACCTTCAAGGAGATGACCCTCCTGGAGCTCTCGGACTTCGTGAAGCAGTTCGAGGAGGTCTTCGACGTCAAGGCCGCCGCCCCGGTCGCCGCCGTGGCCGCCGCCCCCGGCGCCGCCGGCCAGGCCGCCGAGGCCGCGCCCGAGCAGGACGAGTTCGACGTCATCCTCGAGGCCGCCGGCGACAAGAAGATCCAGGTCATCAAGGAGGTCCGCGGCCTCACGAGCCTCGGCCTCAAGGAGGCCAAGGACCTGGTCGACGGCGCTCCGAAGCCGCTGCTGGAGAAGGTCAACAAGGAGACGGCCGAGAAGGCCAAGGAGGCCCTGGAGAAGGCCGGCGCGACGGTCACCGTCAAGTAA
- the rplJ gene encoding 50S ribosomal protein L10, giving the protein MAKAEKATAIAELKSEFEGSNGAVLTEYRGLTVAQLKELRTNLGANAKFAVVKNTLTKIAAADAGVDEEFRALLEGPSAIAFVTGDVVEAAKGLRDFAKANPLLVIKGGFIDGKSMDAGQVGQLADLESREVLLAKLAGAMKGSMAKAAATFNALPTQAAQLAEALRAKREAAGETAEAVDAAPADADAVPAE; this is encoded by the coding sequence ATGGCCAAGGCCGAGAAGGCCACGGCGATCGCCGAGCTCAAGAGCGAGTTCGAGGGCTCGAACGGCGCCGTGCTGACCGAATACCGCGGGCTCACGGTGGCGCAGCTCAAGGAGCTGCGCACCAACCTCGGCGCGAACGCGAAGTTCGCCGTCGTGAAGAACACGCTGACCAAGATCGCCGCCGCGGACGCGGGCGTCGACGAGGAGTTCCGGGCGCTGCTCGAAGGACCCTCGGCGATCGCGTTCGTGACCGGCGACGTGGTCGAGGCCGCCAAGGGCCTGCGCGACTTCGCGAAGGCGAACCCGCTGCTGGTGATCAAGGGCGGCTTCATCGACGGCAAGTCGATGGACGCCGGTCAGGTCGGCCAGCTCGCGGACCTGGAGTCCCGCGAGGTGCTCCTCGCGAAGCTGGCCGGTGCGATGAAGGGCTCGATGGCGAAGGCCGCGGCCACCTTCAACGCCCTGCCGACCCAGGCCGCGCAGCTCGCCGAGGCCCTGCGCGCCAAGCGCGAGGCCGCCGGCGAGACCGCCGAGGCCGTCGACGCGGCCCCGGCCGACGCCGACGCGGTGCCCGCCGAGTAG
- a CDS encoding LolA-like protein codes for MRRRVAVAAGGAALGAALALTGCNADGGGTTGAMKLSANEALLRTSQKTVDADSFKAALTVRDGDGGGEIKGTGWFRLRPQLAFSAKLDGLGFGGAGSGVSAQAIFTGNTLYAKVPQAARFVANGKPWLKIDVAQVQQRTGFDVKGLIAQLQQIDPAEQTKMFTGSKDARRVGEETVDGVKTVHYTGTVTVGEALKRLDAQQQENARKFLPQGATDRKLTFDLWVDGSGLPRKVVTKGFGRSGGAGTAQVLYSDYGKKVSVNPPPADQVGALTLDGLLTGH; via the coding sequence ATGAGACGACGAGTCGCGGTGGCGGCGGGCGGCGCGGCGCTGGGCGCCGCGCTCGCGCTGACGGGCTGCAACGCCGACGGCGGCGGGACGACCGGCGCCATGAAGCTCAGTGCGAACGAGGCGCTGCTGCGGACCTCGCAGAAGACGGTCGACGCCGATTCGTTCAAGGCGGCGCTGACCGTCCGGGACGGGGACGGCGGCGGTGAGATCAAGGGGACGGGCTGGTTCCGGCTGCGTCCGCAGCTCGCGTTCAGCGCGAAGCTGGACGGGCTGGGCTTCGGCGGCGCGGGTTCCGGCGTGTCCGCGCAGGCGATCTTCACGGGGAACACGCTGTACGCGAAGGTCCCGCAGGCGGCGCGGTTCGTGGCGAACGGCAAGCCGTGGCTGAAGATCGACGTGGCGCAGGTGCAGCAGCGGACGGGCTTCGACGTCAAGGGCCTCATCGCGCAGCTCCAGCAGATCGACCCGGCGGAGCAGACGAAGATGTTCACCGGTTCCAAGGACGCGCGCCGGGTGGGCGAGGAGACGGTGGACGGCGTGAAGACCGTCCACTACACCGGCACGGTGACGGTCGGCGAGGCGCTGAAGCGGCTCGACGCGCAGCAGCAGGAGAACGCCCGCAAGTTCCTCCCGCAGGGCGCGACGGACCGGAAGCTCACGTTCGACCTGTGGGTGGACGGCTCGGGCCTGCCGCGCAAGGTCGTCACGAAGGGCTTCGGCCGGTCGGGCGGCGCCGGGACGGCGCAGGTGCTCTACAGCGACTACGGCAAGAAGGTGTCGGTGAACCCGCCGCCGGCCGACCAGGTCGGCGCGCTGACCTTGGACGGTCTGCTCACCGGGCACTGA
- the rplA gene encoding 50S ribosomal protein L1: MKRSKAYKAAVERIDADRLYSPLEAVQLAKETAATKFDATVEVALRLGVDPRKADQMVRGTVNLPNGTGKTARVLVFAGGAKAEEAREAGADIVGSDDLIERIQGGFLDFDAVVATPDQMGKVGRLGRVLGPRGLMPNPKTGTVTMDVAKAVTDIKGGKIEFRVDRHANLHFIIGKASFSERQLLENYAAAIEEIQRLKPSAAKGRYVKKATLTTSMGPGIPVDPNAVRNVVAELVEA, translated from the coding sequence ATGAAGCGCAGCAAGGCCTACAAGGCCGCTGTCGAGCGCATCGACGCCGACCGGCTGTACAGCCCGCTGGAGGCGGTGCAGCTCGCCAAGGAGACGGCCGCCACCAAGTTCGACGCGACCGTCGAGGTCGCCCTGCGGCTGGGCGTCGACCCCCGCAAGGCCGACCAGATGGTCCGCGGCACCGTCAACCTGCCGAACGGCACCGGCAAGACCGCCCGCGTCCTGGTCTTCGCCGGCGGCGCGAAGGCGGAGGAGGCCCGTGAGGCCGGGGCGGACATCGTCGGCTCCGACGACCTGATCGAGCGGATCCAGGGCGGCTTCCTGGACTTCGACGCGGTCGTCGCGACGCCGGACCAGATGGGCAAGGTCGGCCGGCTCGGCCGGGTGCTCGGCCCGCGCGGTCTCATGCCGAACCCGAAGACCGGCACGGTGACGATGGATGTGGCCAAGGCCGTCACCGACATCAAGGGCGGGAAGATCGAGTTCCGGGTGGACCGGCACGCGAACCTGCACTTCATCATCGGCAAGGCGTCGTTCTCCGAGCGTCAGCTCCTGGAGAACTACGCGGCGGCGATCGAGGAGATCCAGCGGCTCAAGCCGTCGGCGGCCAAGGGCCGGTACGTCAAGAAGGCGACGCTGACCACCTCGATGGGGCCGGGCATCCCGGTGGACCCGAACGCGGTGCGCAACGTCGTGGCGGAGCTGGTCGAGGCCTGA
- the rplK gene encoding 50S ribosomal protein L11, translating into MPPKKKKISAIVKVQLNAGAATPAPPVGTALGPHGVNIMDFCKQYNAATEAQRGNVIPVEITIFEDRSFTFVTKTPPAAQLILKAAGVEKGSGEPHKTKVGSVTADQIREIATTKMPDLNATTLEAAEKIVAGTARSMGIEVK; encoded by the coding sequence ATGCCCCCGAAGAAGAAGAAAATCTCCGCGATCGTTAAAGTTCAGCTCAATGCGGGCGCGGCGACCCCGGCGCCGCCGGTCGGTACCGCCCTCGGTCCGCACGGCGTCAACATCATGGACTTCTGCAAGCAGTACAACGCCGCGACCGAGGCCCAGCGCGGCAACGTGATCCCCGTCGAGATCACGATCTTCGAGGACCGCTCGTTCACCTTCGTCACCAAGACCCCGCCCGCGGCGCAGCTCATCCTCAAGGCCGCCGGTGTGGAGAAGGGCTCGGGCGAGCCCCACAAGACGAAGGTCGGCTCGGTGACCGCGGACCAGATCCGCGAGATCGCCACCACCAAGATGCCCGACCTCAACGCCACCACGCTGGAGGCGGCGGAGAAGATCGTGGCGGGCACCGCCCGCTCGATGGGCATCGAGGTCAAGTGA
- the nusG gene encoding transcription termination/antitermination protein NusG, which translates to MSEPSQPRDEAADEALAAAAEQAPADEPAAAPLGEAEPAADVPAESLDEAGADDGADDEEEAPAPPVDPYAEFKAEMRLQPGDWYVVHSYAGYENRVKTNIETRTQTLNMEDFIFQIEVPQHEVTEIKGGKRQKVNEKVLPGYILVRMELTDESWAAVRNTPGVTGFVGLLNKPSPLSLDEVANLLAPEPEEGAVRPEKAAKAAPTVDFEVGESVTVMDGPFATLPATVNEINVEQQKLKVLVSIFGRETPVELSFNQVSKI; encoded by the coding sequence GTGTCCGAGCCCTCACAGCCCCGCGACGAGGCCGCCGACGAGGCCCTGGCGGCTGCGGCGGAGCAGGCGCCGGCTGACGAGCCCGCCGCCGCCCCGCTCGGCGAGGCCGAGCCCGCCGCCGACGTCCCCGCGGAGTCCCTGGACGAGGCCGGCGCGGACGACGGCGCCGACGACGAGGAGGAGGCCCCGGCCCCTCCGGTCGACCCGTACGCCGAGTTCAAGGCGGAGATGCGTCTCCAGCCGGGCGACTGGTACGTCGTCCACTCCTACGCGGGGTACGAGAACCGGGTCAAGACCAACATCGAGACCCGGACGCAGACCCTCAACATGGAGGACTTCATCTTCCAGATCGAGGTGCCCCAGCACGAGGTCACCGAGATCAAGGGCGGCAAGCGGCAGAAGGTCAACGAGAAGGTCCTGCCGGGGTACATCCTCGTCCGGATGGAGCTGACCGACGAGTCGTGGGCCGCCGTGCGGAACACGCCGGGCGTCACCGGGTTCGTGGGGCTGCTGAACAAGCCGTCGCCGCTGAGCCTGGACGAGGTCGCCAACCTGCTCGCGCCCGAGCCCGAGGAAGGCGCCGTCCGGCCGGAGAAGGCCGCCAAGGCCGCGCCCACCGTGGACTTCGAGGTCGGCGAGTCGGTCACCGTCATGGACGGCCCGTTCGCGACGCTGCCCGCCACCGTCAACGAGATCAACGTTGAGCAGCAGAAACTCAAAGTCTTGGTGTCGATTTTCGGCAGGGAGACGCCGGTCGAGCTGTCGTTCAACCAGGTCTCCAAGATTTGA
- the secE gene encoding preprotein translocase subunit SecE — MATDTRGDAAAKDEGKGKSAPKRTTPPLFVRQVVGELRKVIWPTRRELITYTTVSLVFVLFMVALVAVLDWALQKGVFWLFT, encoded by the coding sequence ATGGCGACTGACACGCGCGGCGACGCCGCGGCGAAGGACGAGGGCAAGGGGAAGTCCGCCCCCAAGCGGACCACTCCGCCGCTGTTCGTGCGCCAGGTGGTCGGCGAACTGCGCAAGGTCATCTGGCCGACGCGGCGTGAACTCATCACCTACACCACGGTGTCCCTGGTGTTCGTGCTGTTCATGGTCGCGCTCGTCGCCGTCCTCGACTGGGCTCTGCAGAAGGGCGTGTTCTGGCTCTTCACCTGA
- a CDS encoding pyridoxal phosphate-dependent aminotransferase: MSTDRPRVSRRIAAISESATLAVDAKAKALKAAGRPVIGFGAGEPDFPTPEYIVEAAVTACRVPRFHKYTPAGGLPELKAAIAEKTARDSGYAVDASQVLVTNGGKQAVYEAFAALLDPGDEVIVPTPYWTTYPESIRLAGGVPVDVVADETTGYRVTVEQLEAARTERTKVLLFVSPSNPTGAVYTRDQIEAIGRWADEHGLWVVTDEIYEHLVYGDAEFHSMPVVVPELADRTLVLNGVAKTYAMTGWRVGWLIGPNDVVKAAANLQSHATSNVANVSQAAALAAVTGELSAVAEMRTAFDRRRRTMVRMLNDIDGVVCPEPEGAFYVYPSVKALLGREIRGKRPQTSVELAALILDEAEVALVPGEAFGTPGYFRLSYALGDDDLVEGVSRVAKLLAEAR; encoded by the coding sequence ATGAGCACTGACCGACCTCGCGTCTCCCGACGTATCGCCGCCATCTCCGAGTCCGCCACGCTGGCCGTCGACGCCAAGGCCAAGGCGCTGAAGGCGGCGGGCCGCCCGGTCATCGGGTTCGGCGCCGGCGAGCCGGACTTCCCCACCCCCGAGTACATCGTCGAGGCGGCCGTGACGGCCTGCCGCGTCCCGCGCTTCCACAAGTACACCCCGGCGGGCGGGCTGCCCGAGCTGAAGGCCGCGATCGCGGAGAAGACGGCGCGCGACTCCGGGTACGCGGTGGACGCGTCCCAGGTGCTCGTGACCAACGGCGGCAAGCAGGCGGTCTACGAGGCGTTCGCGGCGCTGCTCGACCCGGGCGACGAGGTGATCGTCCCGACGCCGTACTGGACGACCTATCCCGAGTCGATCCGGCTGGCGGGCGGCGTCCCGGTGGACGTGGTCGCCGACGAGACGACCGGCTACCGCGTCACGGTCGAGCAGTTGGAGGCGGCGCGCACCGAGCGGACGAAGGTGCTGCTGTTCGTGTCGCCGTCCAACCCGACGGGCGCGGTCTACACCCGCGACCAGATCGAGGCGATCGGCCGCTGGGCCGACGAGCACGGCCTGTGGGTCGTGACGGACGAGATCTACGAGCACCTGGTGTACGGCGACGCCGAGTTCCACTCGATGCCGGTCGTGGTGCCGGAGCTGGCGGACCGGACGCTCGTCCTGAACGGCGTCGCGAAGACGTACGCGATGACGGGCTGGCGCGTGGGCTGGCTCATCGGCCCGAACGACGTGGTGAAGGCGGCGGCGAACCTCCAGTCGCACGCGACGTCGAACGTGGCGAACGTGTCGCAGGCGGCGGCGCTCGCGGCGGTGACCGGGGAGCTGTCGGCGGTCGCGGAGATGCGGACGGCCTTCGACCGCCGCCGCCGCACGATGGTCCGGATGCTCAACGACATCGACGGCGTCGTGTGCCCCGAGCCGGAGGGCGCGTTCTACGTCTACCCGTCGGTCAAGGCGCTGCTCGGCCGGGAGATCCGGGGCAAGCGCCCGCAGACCTCGGTGGAGCTGGCGGCGCTGATCCTGGACGAGGCCGAGGTCGCGCTCGTTCCGGGTGAGGCGTTCGGGACGCCGGGCTACTTCCGCCTGTCCTACGCGCTGGGCGACGACGACCTGGTCGAGGGCGTGTCGCGGGTCGCCAAGCTGCTCGCCGAAGCGCGCTGA
- a CDS encoding adenosine deaminase has protein sequence MEATITSGRPEHDTTGRDVAALPKAHLHLHFTGSMRHSTLVELADRHGVHLPEALVAEWPPKLRATDERGWFRFQRLYDIARSVLVTPDDLRRLLRETAEDEAAEGSGWLEIQVDPSGFAARFGGLTPTVELVLDAAREAGAAAGVGIGVVIAANRTRHPLDARTLARLALQYVDKGVVGFGLSNDERRGRAYDFDGAFRIARRGGLLAVPHGGELLGPGSVRECLETLGADRIGHGVRAVEDPSLLGTIVDRGVTLEVCPASNVGLGVAATAADVPVRELFEAGARIALGADDPLLFGSRLARQYTLVRAEHGFSDAELAELARHSVRGSAAPDDVRSRLLSGIDDWLAREPGQPVV, from the coding sequence ATGGAGGCCACCATCACCTCGGGGCGCCCCGAGCACGACACCACGGGACGGGACGTCGCCGCCCTCCCGAAGGCCCATCTGCATCTGCACTTCACCGGGTCGATGCGCCACTCGACGCTGGTGGAGCTGGCCGACCGGCACGGCGTCCACCTGCCGGAGGCGCTGGTCGCCGAGTGGCCGCCGAAGCTGCGCGCGACCGACGAGCGCGGCTGGTTCCGGTTCCAGCGGCTGTACGACATCGCGCGGTCGGTGCTCGTCACCCCCGACGACCTGCGCCGACTGCTGCGCGAGACGGCCGAGGACGAGGCCGCCGAAGGCTCGGGCTGGCTGGAGATCCAGGTGGACCCGAGCGGGTTCGCGGCGCGGTTCGGCGGGCTGACGCCGACGGTGGAGCTGGTGCTGGACGCGGCGCGCGAGGCGGGCGCGGCGGCGGGCGTGGGCATCGGCGTGGTGATCGCGGCGAACCGCACGCGGCATCCGCTGGACGCGCGGACACTGGCACGGCTCGCCCTGCAGTACGTCGATAAGGGCGTCGTGGGGTTCGGTCTGTCCAACGACGAGCGGCGCGGCCGGGCCTATGACTTCGACGGCGCGTTCCGCATCGCGCGGCGCGGCGGGCTGCTGGCGGTGCCGCACGGCGGGGAGCTGCTGGGCCCGGGGAGCGTCCGGGAATGTCTGGAGACGCTCGGTGCGGACCGGATCGGTCACGGGGTGCGGGCGGTCGAGGACCCGTCCCTGCTGGGGACGATCGTGGACCGGGGCGTGACGCTGGAGGTCTGCCCGGCGTCGAACGTGGGGCTCGGCGTGGCGGCGACGGCGGCGGACGTCCCGGTGCGGGAGCTGTTCGAGGCGGGCGCGCGGATCGCGCTCGGCGCCGACGACCCGCTGCTGTTCGGGTCGCGGCTGGCGCGGCAGTACACGCTGGTGCGCGCCGAGCACGGGTTCAGCGACGCGGAGCTGGCCGAGCTGGCGCGGCATTCGGTGCGGGGTTCGGCGGCGCCGGACGACGTCCGGTCCCGGCTGCTGTCGGGCATCGACGACTGGCTGGCCCGGGAGCCGGGCCAGCCAGTGGTCTGA
- a CDS encoding MFS transporter, translating to MRPPNAIRTFIVTGLALFMVTLDNLIVTNALPSIGEDLGAGLEGLEWTVNAYTLTFAVLLLPASALADRFGRRRVFTAGLALFTLASAAAALAPGTGALITARAVQGVGGAIVAPLTLTMLAAAVPTAKRGLALAGWSVMSGLGVALGPVVGGAVTEYASWQWIFWINVPVGIVLLALTPAFLAESRGGARRLDIPGTVLLSTGLVGVVLGLVRGNEHGWTSPAVLAGFLGGAALLAGFVVRELRTDAPMLPLALFRHRGFTIVNVVMLAMAFAIFGSAFLLIQYLQAVNHMSPLDAGVRTLPWTAMPLLAAPLTAPLAARFGARPILTAALACQAAGLAWTAAASGPGTAYAEYVPGFVLCGIGMGLFFAPVARLVLAFAPEKLSGVASGASNTFRQLGTVLGIAVLGAVFSANGDVTDPAAFTDGLHPALWTGAAVLAAAAALTLLLPRAEPHPAPAEPVRAAEPAAS from the coding sequence GTGCGACCCCCCAACGCGATCCGCACCTTCATCGTCACCGGCCTGGCCCTGTTCATGGTGACGCTCGACAACCTCATCGTCACCAACGCCCTCCCGTCCATCGGCGAGGACCTCGGCGCCGGGCTCGAAGGGCTCGAATGGACGGTCAACGCCTACACGCTGACCTTCGCCGTCCTGCTCCTGCCCGCCAGCGCGCTCGCCGACCGGTTCGGCCGCCGCCGCGTCTTCACCGCCGGGCTCGCGCTGTTCACGCTCGCGTCCGCCGCCGCCGCGCTCGCCCCCGGCACCGGCGCGCTCATCACCGCCCGCGCCGTCCAGGGCGTCGGCGGCGCGATCGTCGCGCCGCTCACCCTGACGATGCTCGCCGCCGCCGTCCCCACGGCCAAGCGCGGCCTCGCGCTCGCGGGCTGGAGCGTCATGAGCGGGCTCGGCGTCGCGCTCGGCCCCGTCGTCGGCGGCGCCGTCACCGAGTACGCGTCCTGGCAGTGGATCTTCTGGATCAACGTGCCCGTCGGGATCGTCCTGCTCGCGCTCACCCCCGCGTTCCTCGCCGAGAGCCGGGGCGGCGCCCGCCGCCTCGACATCCCCGGCACCGTGCTGCTGTCGACCGGGCTCGTCGGCGTCGTGCTCGGGCTCGTGCGCGGCAACGAGCACGGCTGGACGAGCCCCGCCGTCCTCGCGGGCTTCCTCGGCGGCGCCGCCCTGCTCGCCGGATTCGTCGTCCGCGAACTGCGCACCGACGCGCCGATGCTGCCGCTCGCGCTGTTCCGCCACCGCGGGTTCACCATCGTCAACGTCGTCATGCTCGCGATGGCCTTCGCGATCTTCGGCTCGGCGTTCCTGCTCATCCAGTACCTGCAGGCCGTCAACCACATGTCGCCGCTCGACGCGGGCGTCCGCACCCTCCCGTGGACCGCGATGCCGCTGCTCGCCGCCCCGCTGACCGCGCCGCTCGCCGCCCGGTTCGGCGCCCGGCCGATCCTCACCGCCGCCCTCGCCTGCCAGGCCGCCGGCCTCGCCTGGACGGCCGCCGCCAGCGGCCCCGGCACCGCCTACGCCGAGTACGTCCCCGGATTCGTCCTCTGCGGGATCGGCATGGGGCTGTTCTTCGCGCCGGTCGCACGGCTCGTCCTGGCGTTCGCGCCCGAGAAGCTCAGCGGGGTCGCGTCCGGCGCGAGCAACACCTTCCGCCAGCTCGGGACGGTCCTCGGGATCGCCGTGCTCGGCGCGGTGTTCAGCGCCAACGGCGACGTCACCGACCCGGCCGCCTTCACCGACGGGCTGCACCCGGCGCTCTGGACGGGCGCCGCCGTCCTGGCCGCCGCCGCCGCGCTCACGCTCCTGCTGCCGCGCGCCGAGCCGCACCCGGCGCCAGCCGAGCCCGTCCGCGCGGCCGAACCCGCCGCGTCCTGA
- a CDS encoding TetR/AcrR family transcriptional regulator — protein sequence MSPRMSADERREQVIEAAVAEFSRTGFEGTTTAAIAKRVGVSQPYLFRLFPTKHALFTAAADRCFGAIEQRMRDAVGGRHGRAAIEAMIDAYQEILTKEQTLLRLQLQIYAAAVDDAEIRAVGHVRFAALWRLFGELSGVDPDEIMQFVARGMLGNVLQAFAVPFPPGRRLDGRWLADWARDAERP from the coding sequence ATGAGCCCCCGGATGAGCGCCGACGAGCGCCGCGAGCAGGTGATCGAGGCGGCCGTCGCCGAGTTCTCGCGCACCGGCTTCGAGGGCACCACGACGGCCGCCATCGCCAAGCGGGTGGGCGTCTCGCAGCCGTACCTGTTCCGGCTCTTCCCGACCAAGCACGCTCTGTTCACCGCCGCCGCCGACCGGTGCTTCGGCGCGATCGAGCAGCGGATGCGCGACGCGGTCGGCGGCCGGCACGGGCGCGCGGCGATCGAGGCGATGATCGACGCCTACCAGGAGATCCTGACCAAGGAGCAGACGCTCCTGCGGCTCCAGCTCCAGATCTACGCGGCGGCGGTGGACGACGCCGAGATCCGCGCCGTCGGGCACGTCCGGTTCGCGGCGCTGTGGCGCCTGTTCGGCGAGCTTTCCGGCGTGGACCCGGACGAGATCATGCAGTTCGTCGCGCGCGGAATGCTCGGCAACGTCCTGCAGGCGTTCGCCGTGCCGTTCCCGCCGGGCCGCCGGCTCGACGGGCGCTGGCTCGCCGACTGGGCGCGCGACGCGGAGCGCCCGTGA
- a CDS encoding UDP-N-acetylmuramate dehydrogenase codes for MAVFAEDVNLAGYTTLKLGGPARRFVEATTESDVVEAVRAADEAGEPVLVLGGGSNVVVADAGFPGTVVHVGTRGTERRAVEGGRVVVAAQAGEEWDPFVARCVADGLAGVECLAGIPGRVGATPIQNVGAYGQDVAETIQWVRAYDRETNETVTLDREQCRFTYRHSVFKGSDRYVVLEVGYLLREGDDSQPIAYAELARSLGVPPGERVPLKEARDAVLELRRGKGMVVDPADPDSRSAGSFFTNPILGADALAELERRVADRLGPEVAFPRYPEAPAPDGTPRVKTSAAWLIDRAGFAKGHGDGPARISSKHTLALTNPGCGTTADLLALAREVRDGVRAAFGVELVNEPVLVGVTLTN; via the coding sequence GTGGCGGTGTTCGCCGAAGACGTGAACCTGGCCGGATACACGACGCTCAAGTTGGGCGGCCCGGCGCGCCGGTTCGTGGAGGCCACGACCGAGTCGGACGTGGTCGAGGCCGTCCGCGCGGCCGACGAGGCGGGCGAGCCGGTGCTGGTGCTCGGCGGCGGCAGCAACGTGGTCGTCGCCGACGCGGGGTTCCCCGGGACGGTCGTCCACGTCGGCACGCGCGGCACCGAGCGCCGCGCGGTCGAGGGCGGACGGGTCGTGGTCGCGGCGCAGGCCGGCGAGGAGTGGGACCCGTTCGTCGCGCGGTGCGTCGCCGACGGGCTGGCCGGCGTGGAGTGCCTGGCGGGCATCCCCGGACGGGTCGGCGCGACACCGATCCAGAACGTCGGCGCGTACGGCCAGGACGTCGCCGAGACGATCCAGTGGGTGCGCGCGTACGACCGGGAAACGAACGAGACCGTCACGCTCGACCGTGAGCAGTGCCGTTTCACCTACCGGCACAGCGTTTTCAAGGGCTCCGATCGGTACGTCGTGCTGGAGGTCGGATACCTGCTGCGCGAGGGCGACGACTCGCAGCCGATCGCGTACGCGGAGCTGGCGCGGTCGCTCGGCGTGCCGCCGGGGGAGCGCGTCCCGCTGAAGGAGGCGCGCGACGCGGTGCTGGAGCTGCGGCGCGGCAAGGGCATGGTCGTGGACCCCGCCGACCCGGACTCGCGCAGCGCCGGCTCGTTCTTCACCAACCCGATCCTCGGCGCGGACGCGCTGGCGGAGCTGGAGCGGCGCGTCGCCGACCGGCTCGGCCCGGAGGTCGCGTTCCCGCGCTATCCCGAGGCGCCCGCGCCGGACGGGACGCCGCGCGTGAAGACGTCGGCGGCCTGGCTGATCGACCGGGCGGGGTTCGCGAAGGGGCACGGGGACGGTCCGGCGCGCATCTCGTCCAAGCACACGCTCGCGCTCACGAACCCGGGGTGCGGGACGACCGCCGACCTGCTGGCCCTGGCCCGCGAGGTGCGGGACGGCGTGCGCGCGGCGTTCGGCGTCGAGCTGGTCAACGAGCCGGTGCTCGTGGGCGTGACGTTGACAAATTAG
- a CDS encoding MaoC family dehydratase: MAALVKYADVEAGQEIPARTFAVDRANLVMYAGASGDFNPIHWRESHAKAVGLPDVIAHGMYTMAQGGRFVTDWAGDPGAVLDYGVRFSSPVVVPDEGGATLEISGKVEEKLDGNRVVVALTARSEGQKVLTRAKAVVRLA, translated from the coding sequence ATGGCCGCGCTGGTGAAGTACGCCGACGTCGAGGCCGGCCAGGAGATCCCGGCACGGACGTTCGCGGTGGACCGTGCGAACCTCGTCATGTACGCGGGCGCGTCCGGCGACTTCAACCCGATCCACTGGCGGGAGAGCCACGCGAAGGCGGTCGGGCTGCCGGACGTCATCGCGCACGGCATGTACACGATGGCCCAGGGCGGACGTTTCGTGACCGACTGGGCGGGCGATCCGGGCGCGGTGCTGGACTACGGCGTCCGGTTCTCGTCGCCGGTCGTGGTGCCGGACGAGGGCGGCGCGACGCTGGAGATCAGCGGGAAGGTCGAGGAGAAGCTGGACGGCAACCGCGTCGTCGTGGCCCTCACCGCCCGCTCGGAGGGCCAGAAGGTGCTGACCCGCGCGAAGGCCGTCGTCCGCCTCGCGTGA
- a CDS encoding MaoC family dehydratase N-terminal domain-containing protein — MALNRDFIGRSFPPSEPYEVSRVKIREFADAIGDPNPVYRDPEAAKAAGHPDVIAPPTFPIVVTLGDPALVDPALGLNYAMIVHGEQRFEYSRPLRAGDVITTTTTITDIKAIGSNEKITVETAVETTGGEPICRTFNTIVERGA, encoded by the coding sequence ATGGCACTGAACCGGGACTTCATCGGACGAAGCTTCCCGCCCTCCGAGCCGTACGAGGTCAGCCGGGTGAAGATCCGCGAGTTCGCGGACGCCATCGGCGACCCGAACCCGGTCTACCGCGACCCCGAGGCGGCCAAGGCGGCGGGGCATCCCGACGTCATCGCGCCGCCGACGTTCCCGATCGTCGTCACGCTCGGGGACCCGGCGCTGGTGGATCCCGCGCTCGGCCTGAACTACGCGATGATCGTCCACGGCGAGCAGCGGTTCGAGTACTCGCGTCCGCTGCGCGCGGGCGACGTCATCACGACGACCACCACGATCACCGACATCAAGGCGATCGGCAGCAACGAGAAGATCACCGTGGAGACTGCCGTGGAGACGACCGGCGGCGAGCCGATCTGCCGGACGTTCAACACGATCGTGGAACGGGGCGCCTGA
- the rpmG gene encoding 50S ribosomal protein L33 has protein sequence MAATDVRPKITLACQECKHRNYITRKNRRNDPDRMELKKYCPNCRCHRAHRETR, from the coding sequence GTGGCTGCCACCGACGTACGGCCGAAGATCACGCTGGCCTGCCAGGAGTGCAAGCACCGCAACTACATCACGCGGAAGAACCGGCGCAACGACCCGGACCGCATGGAGCTCAAGAAGTACTGCCCGAACTGCCGCTGCCACCGCGCGCACCGCGAGACGCGCTGA